The proteins below are encoded in one region of Sporosarcina sp. FSL K6-1508:
- a CDS encoding helix-turn-helix transcriptional regulator: MKNVNLVKSREKKNLTQEQLAKALGYKGKQSVSNWENGHISPPLETALKISQILEDDIFFLFSNLVQENHTCEKRVI; the protein is encoded by the coding sequence GTGAAGAATGTTAATCTAGTAAAATCGCGCGAGAAGAAAAATTTAACTCAAGAACAACTGGCGAAAGCGCTTGGATACAAGGGAAAGCAATCAGTTTCGAACTGGGAAAATGGGCATATTTCTCCACCATTAGAAACAGCGCTTAAGATATCGCAAATTCTAGAAGATGATATCTTCTTTTTATTTAGCAATTTAGTACAAGAAAATCATACTTGCGAAAAGAGAGTTA
- a CDS encoding tyrosine-type recombinase/integrase, protein MVAIMKEESKKRKKSKKHFTSKEPEVFWYLNAKGEKLWGYRHRYYDALKNRREKPKQGLASENIAIRELLKVKTDLINGNVKRVDYENITVAEWVDTWFDANENDWEISTRAQREQAIRLVIKPLLGKEKLTRLERSTYKRKYVNALLKKYDPGSVQLYHNIFKIIVNAAVEEEILPRNRFNKIVIINDKKNENFLNPDELKAFLTFAKNHECITNYTLLLILAFTGMRRGEMLGLQWNNIDFENKTISIERTRDHHGTRKPKTKNSIRTFFVDDTILNQLKTYRVWCKKTMLTYGNIWTETDYVLTSERFGTPISEKSVSEPIKRIIKETGIKRITPHGLRHTHATIMMSKGVPLNTIADRLGNTPEMVLRVYGHSFKELEIESVIAFSDAVNY, encoded by the coding sequence ATGGTAGCGATAATGAAAGAAGAATCGAAGAAGCGCAAGAAATCTAAGAAGCATTTTACAAGCAAGGAGCCCGAGGTATTTTGGTACCTGAATGCTAAAGGTGAAAAACTATGGGGTTACCGTCACCGCTACTATGATGCATTAAAGAACCGCCGGGAAAAACCAAAGCAAGGTTTGGCATCGGAGAACATCGCAATTAGAGAGTTGCTCAAAGTCAAAACCGATTTGATTAACGGCAATGTTAAACGTGTTGATTATGAAAATATCACTGTTGCCGAATGGGTAGATACTTGGTTTGATGCGAATGAGAATGATTGGGAAATCAGTACACGCGCTCAACGAGAGCAAGCAATTCGACTCGTCATCAAGCCATTGTTAGGGAAGGAAAAATTAACAAGGTTAGAACGATCAACTTATAAGCGGAAGTATGTTAATGCTCTGCTGAAAAAGTACGACCCAGGTAGTGTCCAGTTGTATCATAACATTTTTAAAATCATTGTTAATGCAGCTGTTGAGGAGGAAATCCTTCCTCGAAATCGATTCAATAAAATAGTGATTATAAATGATAAGAAGAACGAAAATTTCCTTAATCCTGATGAACTAAAGGCATTTCTTACTTTCGCCAAAAATCATGAGTGTATCACGAATTACACACTTTTATTGATTCTGGCCTTCACTGGAATGAGAAGAGGCGAAATGCTAGGCTTGCAATGGAACAATATTGATTTTGAAAATAAAACAATTTCGATTGAGAGGACTCGTGATCATCATGGGACCCGTAAACCGAAAACGAAAAACAGCATACGAACATTCTTTGTCGACGACACAATATTAAACCAATTGAAGACTTATAGAGTTTGGTGTAAAAAAACAATGCTCACTTACGGTAATATATGGACGGAGACCGATTACGTATTGACATCGGAGAGATTTGGAACTCCTATCAGTGAAAAATCTGTATCTGAACCCATTAAACGCATTATCAAGGAAACTGGGATTAAACGGATCACGCCACACGGTCTACGGCATACTCATGCAACCATTATGATGAGTAAAGGTGTTCCCCTCAATACAATCGCAGACCGGTTGGGAAATACTCCCGAGATGGTTCTAAGAGTGTATGGCCACTCGTTTAAAGAACTCGAAATAGAGTCTGTTATAGCATTCAGTGATGCTGTTAATTATTGA
- a CDS encoding DUF1033 family protein, with protein sequence MFEVIYMKADYEPWWMFEDWEETIRSRHAFEDIELATAYSKKMIAELRKKHRREAMKKDCFYAFWSEDEINFCDGCDEDLQLYHGIILMKDGKPDAFYKANE encoded by the coding sequence ATGTTTGAAGTGATTTATATGAAAGCAGATTATGAACCGTGGTGGATGTTTGAGGATTGGGAAGAAACAATCCGTTCCCGCCATGCATTTGAAGACATCGAGTTAGCAACGGCATATTCAAAAAAAATGATTGCTGAATTAAGGAAAAAACATAGACGTGAAGCCATGAAAAAAGATTGTTTTTATGCATTTTGGTCTGAGGACGAGATAAATTTCTGTGATGGTTGTGATGAGGATCTTCAATTATATCACGGCATTATCTTAATGAAAGATGGAAAGCCTGATGCTTTTTATAAAGCAAATGAGTAG
- a CDS encoding ABC-F family ATP-binding cassette domain-containing protein translates to MIAVSNVSLQFGDRKLFEDVNIQFNPGHCYGLIGANGAGKSTFLKILSGELEPQSGNVIMNKDERLAILKQNHFEYEESVVLDTVIMGHKRLYDIMMEKNAIYAKEDFSDEDGMRAAELEGEFGDLNGWEAESEAAILLQGLGLADEYHQLKMSELNGSDKVKVLLAQALFGKPDVLLLDEPTNSLDLKAIQWLEEFLINFDNTLIVVSHDRHFLNKVCTQIADVDFSKIQVYPGNYDFWYESSQLALKMSQDQNKKKEEKIKELQAFVARFSANASKSKQATSRKKTLEKIELDDIKPSSRRYPFVNFQMGREIGNDVLSIQDVNKTQDGRVMLKDASFTIDKEDKVILLGDPLAKTALLQLLAGETEPDSGAIKWGVTTTHAYLPIDNSEYFQGSEQSLVEWLRQYSPDDQTETFLRGFLGRMLFSGEEVNKKPSVLSGGEKVRCMLSKMMLTSSNVLLLDEPMNHLDLESIQALNNGLIAFKGAMIFTSHDQQFIQTVANRIIEIHDDGTIFDKLMNYDEYMVWKELQEKQKKSK, encoded by the coding sequence ATGATAGCAGTCAGTAATGTAAGTCTTCAATTCGGCGACCGCAAGCTGTTTGAAGATGTGAATATACAGTTTAATCCAGGCCATTGTTATGGTCTAATTGGTGCAAACGGTGCGGGTAAATCAACATTCCTTAAAATCTTGTCCGGTGAACTTGAGCCGCAATCTGGTAATGTCATTATGAACAAAGATGAACGCCTTGCTATTCTGAAACAGAACCATTTTGAATATGAAGAAAGCGTCGTACTCGATACGGTCATTATGGGTCACAAACGCTTGTATGACATTATGATGGAGAAAAACGCTATCTACGCAAAAGAGGATTTTTCAGATGAGGACGGCATGCGCGCAGCTGAACTTGAAGGCGAATTTGGAGACCTAAACGGTTGGGAAGCCGAATCAGAAGCGGCAATTCTTTTACAAGGACTTGGTCTTGCTGATGAATATCACCAATTGAAGATGTCTGAACTAAACGGTTCCGATAAAGTGAAAGTGCTTCTTGCACAAGCATTATTTGGCAAGCCTGACGTTCTTCTTCTCGATGAGCCTACAAACTCACTTGATTTGAAAGCAATTCAATGGCTTGAAGAATTTCTCATTAACTTCGATAACACACTTATTGTTGTATCCCATGACCGTCACTTCTTAAACAAAGTTTGTACGCAAATTGCGGATGTTGACTTTTCGAAAATCCAAGTCTACCCTGGTAACTATGATTTCTGGTATGAGTCAAGCCAACTTGCATTGAAAATGTCACAAGACCAAAATAAGAAAAAAGAAGAGAAAATTAAAGAACTTCAGGCATTCGTTGCACGTTTCAGTGCCAATGCTTCGAAATCCAAACAAGCTACTTCTCGTAAGAAAACACTTGAAAAAATTGAGTTGGACGATATCAAACCTTCTTCTCGCCGCTATCCGTTCGTTAATTTCCAAATGGGTCGTGAAATTGGAAATGATGTACTAAGCATTCAAGATGTCAACAAAACACAGGATGGCAGAGTAATGCTTAAAGATGCTTCATTTACGATTGACAAAGAAGATAAGGTTATTCTTCTTGGAGATCCTCTTGCAAAAACAGCATTGCTTCAACTTCTTGCTGGAGAGACTGAGCCTGATTCCGGAGCTATCAAATGGGGTGTTACGACAACACATGCATACCTCCCTATCGATAACAGTGAGTACTTCCAAGGATCGGAACAATCACTTGTTGAATGGTTGCGCCAATATTCACCCGACGACCAAACTGAAACATTCCTACGCGGTTTCCTTGGCCGTATGCTATTCTCGGGTGAAGAAGTGAACAAGAAACCATCTGTTTTATCGGGTGGCGAAAAAGTACGCTGTATGCTATCGAAAATGATGTTGACAAGTTCAAACGTTCTACTTCTTGATGAACCGATGAACCACTTGGACCTTGAATCCATTCAAGCACTTAACAATGGGCTGATTGCATTCAAAGGCGCAATGATCTTCACATCACATGACCAACAATTCATCCAGACGGTTGCAAACCGAATTATTGAAATCCATGATGACGGTACAATCTTCGACAAATTAATGAATTACGATGAGTATATGGTGTGGAAAGAACTACAAGAAAAACAAAAAAAGTCTAAGTAA
- a CDS encoding ImmA/IrrE family metallo-endopeptidase, with protein sequence MGTHLEDYIYSLYMSIDITNPADLDMSLIAKEIGVEIVYKENSFRFDNEIILVRGTKSEEWMEFGHEVCHYLRHSGNQLNMHFLFMRLQEWQADSFMYHFCVPTFMLHELDLPSDRKKAIWEIQKAFNVSYEFAEIRLEKFAQKHAYVALS encoded by the coding sequence TTGGGCACTCACCTAGAGGATTACATTTATAGTTTGTACATGTCTATCGATATAACGAATCCGGCAGATTTAGATATGTCGTTGATTGCCAAGGAAATTGGTGTTGAAATTGTATACAAAGAAAATTCATTCAGGTTTGATAATGAAATCATTCTGGTTAGAGGAACAAAAAGCGAGGAATGGATGGAGTTTGGGCATGAAGTTTGTCACTATTTAAGACATAGTGGCAACCAACTGAACATGCACTTCCTATTCATGAGGCTGCAAGAGTGGCAGGCAGATAGCTTTATGTATCACTTTTGTGTTCCGACGTTTATGTTGCATGAATTAGATTTGCCAAGTGATCGTAAAAAAGCAATTTGGGAGATTCAAAAGGCGTTCAATGTATCTTACGAGTTCGCAGAAATTCGATTGGAGAAGTTTGCGCAAAAACATGCATATGTAGCGCTTTCTTAA
- a CDS encoding helix-turn-helix domain-containing protein yields MVSQRLKSARNRLKLTQEALAEKVNTSKGTISNYENGHSTPSNEMLVLLSDVLEITTDYLLGKSDNPTTNGVNNDKAFFMSKIASEFPDIDLMFRDLESMSAEEMQEVYDYIKFKKSQKGEK; encoded by the coding sequence ATGGTGTCCCAAAGGTTAAAAAGTGCTAGAAATAGATTAAAGCTAACTCAGGAAGCACTTGCGGAAAAAGTGAATACGTCAAAAGGAACTATTAGTAATTACGAAAACGGTCATAGCACACCTTCGAATGAAATGTTGGTTCTACTGTCTGATGTTCTTGAAATAACTACTGACTATCTATTAGGGAAGTCGGATAATCCTACAACAAACGGCGTCAACAACGACAAGGCATTCTTCATGTCTAAAATCGCATCGGAATTTCCGGATATTGACTTAATGTTCCGGGATTTGGAATCGATGTCTGCAGAAGAAATGCAAGAAGTGTACGATTATATTAAATTTAAGAAGAGTCAAAAGGGCGAAAAGTGA